Proteins from a single region of Thermococcus sp. EP1:
- a CDS encoding ATPase domain-containing protein produces the protein MENKSLPIYTRVSTGVKGLDSLIGGGLIPGRVYVVTGPPGSGKTTLGIQFLVEGAKNGEKGIYISLVDDPKTIIQDMLYYRFNLLSHIRSKRIVIYDLGAVLTQGSKKPTWAEILEEIKSIILHENAKRVVIDSFTPLEFMVQDPENKRKEVVRLIKLLSTMEITAIIITEMMESEKYTDDYYVASGVIMMHHFMRQYNMIRALQILKMRGTSHDNNLKKIKITENGIEVYNEAPW, from the coding sequence ATGGAAAATAAATCACTCCCAATATATACCCGCGTCTCTACTGGAGTAAAGGGGCTTGATAGTCTCATCGGTGGAGGGCTTATCCCCGGCAGAGTCTACGTTGTTACCGGGCCCCCAGGTAGTGGTAAAACCACCTTGGGAATTCAGTTTCTAGTTGAAGGAGCTAAGAACGGGGAAAAGGGAATTTATATTTCCCTAGTTGATGACCCCAAGACTATAATCCAAGATATGCTCTATTATAGGTTCAACCTTCTGTCCCACATTCGAAGCAAAAGGATTGTGATATATGACTTAGGAGCCGTTTTAACCCAAGGAAGCAAAAAACCAACGTGGGCAGAGATTTTAGAGGAAATAAAAAGTATCATATTGCATGAAAATGCAAAAAGAGTTGTTATAGATTCCTTTACTCCATTAGAATTCATGGTACAAGATCCTGAAAATAAAAGAAAAGAGGTTGTGAGGTTAATAAAACTGCTTTCTACCATGGAAATAACGGCAATCATAATAACAGAGATGATGGAATCTGAAAAATACACAGATGACTACTACGTGGCCAGTGGAGTGATAATGATGCATCATTTTATGCGACAGTATAACATGATAAGAGCACTTCAAATACTAAAAATGAGAGGAACCTCACATGACAATAATTTGAAGAAAATAAAAATCACGGAAAATGGCATAGAGGTGTATAATGAAGCACCCTGGTGA
- the arcC gene encoding carbamate kinase yields MRKRVVIALGGNAILQRGQKGTYEEQMENVKKTAKQIVDIILNNEYEVVITHGNGPQVGALLLQQDAGEHVHGIPAQPMDVCGGMSQGQIGYMIQQAIKNELRKRGIDKPVATIVTQTLVDKNDPAFQHPSKPVGPFYDEETAKKLAKEKGWVVIEDSGRGWRRVVPSPDPISHIEAPIIQDLVDKGFIVIASGGGGIPVIEEDGQLKGVEAVIDKDLAGEKLAEEVNADIFMILTDVNGAAIHYGKPEEKWLEKVTVNEMKKYYEEGHFKKGSMGPKVLAAIRFIEWGGERAIIAALDKAVEALEGKTGTQIIK; encoded by the coding sequence ATGAGGAAGAGAGTTGTCATAGCATTAGGTGGGAACGCTATTCTTCAAAGAGGCCAAAAGGGTACTTATGAAGAGCAAATGGAGAATGTTAAAAAGACTGCAAAGCAAATCGTCGATATTATCCTTAATAACGAGTATGAAGTTGTAATAACTCACGGTAATGGGCCCCAAGTGGGAGCACTTCTCCTCCAACAAGATGCCGGAGAGCACGTACATGGAATTCCAGCTCAACCCATGGATGTTTGTGGGGGAATGAGTCAAGGTCAAATCGGTTACATGATTCAACAAGCAATAAAGAACGAACTAAGGAAAAGAGGTATCGATAAGCCCGTTGCTACAATAGTCACTCAAACCCTTGTCGACAAAAACGATCCAGCTTTTCAACACCCAAGCAAGCCAGTCGGACCCTTCTATGATGAAGAAACTGCTAAAAAACTCGCTAAAGAAAAGGGATGGGTAGTAATAGAGGACTCTGGAAGAGGATGGAGAAGAGTAGTACCATCACCAGATCCAATCAGCCATATTGAAGCCCCGATAATTCAAGATCTAGTTGATAAGGGATTTATAGTAATAGCCTCAGGCGGCGGAGGAATACCTGTTATAGAAGAAGATGGGCAACTCAAGGGTGTCGAGGCTGTCATTGACAAGGATTTAGCTGGAGAGAAGCTTGCTGAAGAAGTTAATGCTGATATTTTTATGATCCTCACAGATGTTAATGGTGCAGCCATACACTATGGCAAGCCCGAAGAGAAATGGCTTGAGAAGGTTACCGTTAACGAGATGAAAAAGTATTATGAAGAAGGGCACTTTAAGAAAGGAAGTATGGGACCAAAAGTTCTAGCAGCAATAAGATTCATCGAATGGGGAGGGGAAAGGGCAATAATAGCAGCCCTAGATAAAGCCGTTGAAGCTTTAGAAGGAAAAACAGGAACACAAATCATCAAATAA
- a CDS encoding NAD(P)/FAD-dependent oxidoreductase has product MKKVVTIGAGLGGLLTSAFLAKEGYDVTILEKAPFVGGRFTNLNYKGFQLSTGALHMIPHGEDGPLAHLLSLLNANVKIVNSNPKGKFFIDGRIHHYRKGWKYLSLKEKAKAMKLLAEIRANRLPKGEEASLNSWDWLREKVGDNEFVYLFIKSFLGWAISLTPEEVPAIELAKEIKATLKWGGPGLIKGGCKAVSEELARIVRENGGKIITRKKVVEAEEGRIITADGSEYPYDILISNIGIKETVELFGRENFDREYLRRVDSLKPAEGIKINIALKGKSKIGNTVVFTLDTERINGYNEPSALSPELSKEGYTLIMTHQAIKSRNIKREQHLGIEDLYYLFPELERNGEILMVQTYLDKNPVNRVASGNHVDFPMENVYIVGDANKGQGGIEVEGIALGVMKTLQSLGIGNFNEWYL; this is encoded by the coding sequence ATGAAGAAAGTAGTAACAATAGGAGCAGGACTTGGAGGTCTCTTAACAAGTGCATTTTTAGCTAAAGAGGGCTATGATGTAACAATTTTAGAAAAGGCCCCATTTGTGGGTGGTAGATTCACAAATTTAAACTACAAGGGATTTCAATTATCAACTGGAGCATTGCACATGATTCCACATGGTGAAGATGGCCCTCTCGCACATCTGTTAAGCCTTCTTAATGCAAACGTTAAGATCGTAAACTCAAACCCTAAAGGGAAGTTCTTTATAGATGGGAGAATCCACCACTATAGAAAAGGATGGAAATACTTGAGTCTAAAGGAAAAAGCCAAGGCTATGAAACTCCTTGCAGAAATAAGAGCCAATAGACTACCAAAAGGTGAGGAAGCATCCCTTAATTCGTGGGATTGGCTAAGGGAGAAAGTAGGAGACAATGAATTTGTCTATCTTTTCATAAAGAGCTTCCTTGGATGGGCAATCAGTTTGACTCCAGAAGAAGTTCCTGCAATAGAGTTAGCCAAAGAAATCAAAGCAACCCTTAAATGGGGTGGACCAGGCCTCATAAAAGGTGGTTGCAAGGCAGTTAGTGAAGAGCTAGCAAGAATTGTAAGAGAAAATGGGGGAAAAATAATTACCAGAAAGAAAGTTGTTGAAGCGGAAGAAGGGAGAATTATAACAGCTGATGGATCAGAGTATCCCTACGATATACTAATTTCAAACATTGGAATAAAGGAAACTGTGGAACTCTTTGGAAGGGAGAACTTTGATAGAGAGTACTTACGGAGAGTTGATTCCTTAAAACCTGCAGAAGGCATTAAAATCAACATTGCCCTTAAAGGGAAGTCAAAAATTGGAAATACCGTTGTCTTTACACTAGATACAGAGAGAATAAACGGATACAATGAGCCCTCAGCTTTGAGTCCAGAACTCTCAAAAGAAGGTTACACTCTCATAATGACTCACCAGGCCATAAAAAGCAGAAATATAAAAAGAGAACAACACCTTGGAATTGAAGATCTGTACTACTTATTCCCAGAGCTTGAAAGGAATGGAGAGATTTTGATGGTGCAGACATACCTTGATAAAAACCCTGTTAATAGGGTTGCCTCAGGTAATCACGTGGACTTTCCGATGGAAAACGTTTACATTGTAGGGGATGCTAATAAAGGCCAAGGGGGCATTGAGGTAGAAGGCATCGCCCTAGGAGTAATGAAAACCCTACAAAGTCTGGGAATTGGAAACTTTAACGAGTGGTACCTTTGA
- the arcS gene encoding archaeosine synthase subunit alpha yields the protein MEIIKHEGPGRLGLVRVKDKSFRTPALVNVDFTLSPFNSYFYPKEFEDYDFTLAPSIPLSFYAPREIIEKALKRLYNVDYSKFNAIYLPIVRDTRYMGEFLEEIFSQKNFDALYLGNSKILIREYRKFVETIRLIREKDPNLMIIADLEPIFYPLAVYLGIDAFDTRSLKLYDFRNKGFTQFSPMLWKEEANSLEFAKETIELVRKALEENKLRYLVENFFYTQSHVGILRIADKEHPDYLEKYTPIQKEIVYFISDASQNRPEVIRWRERVVERFNPPENVEALFLFPCSAKKPYSHSRSHILYRRALKETLGNGIYRIHELILTSPYGVVPREWEWLAKYDIVVTGHWSEEEISSAAELLAKTLEKYPKHIPIIAHLDEAYVEVAERASEISGREIVFTKVKNGTTSKESLSSLKETIREITLEPKGGKKDKTYRFYENIRKVFDFYFGIGAGKAVLPENARIVGSKMLRLMVDNNQTGTYQDGVISVTPFGMQRIYEATKSYYVKIDFDLRGDVFAIGVNEADAKIRPDDIVGVVRDEKVVGVGKAVLSGEEMIKARRGIAVKVRKKA from the coding sequence ATGGAAATCATAAAACACGAAGGGCCTGGAAGACTTGGCCTGGTTAGAGTTAAAGATAAAAGTTTTAGAACCCCCGCACTTGTTAATGTGGATTTTACACTCTCTCCTTTCAATTCATACTTCTACCCTAAGGAGTTTGAAGACTATGACTTTACCCTTGCACCTTCGATCCCCCTCAGCTTTTACGCTCCAAGGGAAATAATAGAGAAGGCTTTAAAAAGACTCTATAATGTTGATTATTCAAAATTTAATGCTATCTACCTCCCTATAGTAAGGGACACGAGATACATGGGAGAGTTTCTCGAAGAAATTTTCTCTCAAAAAAATTTTGATGCTCTTTACCTTGGGAATTCTAAAATTCTGATAAGAGAATATCGGAAGTTTGTAGAAACAATTCGTCTAATCCGAGAAAAAGACCCAAATCTAATGATTATTGCAGATTTAGAACCCATCTTTTACCCTTTAGCCGTGTATTTGGGAATAGACGCCTTTGATACTCGTTCTCTAAAACTCTACGATTTCCGCAATAAAGGTTTTACTCAATTTTCACCAATGTTATGGAAAGAGGAAGCAAATTCGTTGGAATTTGCAAAAGAAACAATAGAATTGGTTAGAAAAGCTCTTGAAGAAAATAAACTTCGCTATCTTGTTGAAAACTTTTTCTATACTCAATCTCACGTGGGAATATTAAGGATAGCCGACAAAGAGCACCCAGATTATTTGGAAAAATACACACCAATCCAAAAAGAAATCGTGTACTTCATAAGTGATGCATCTCAGAACAGACCAGAGGTCATAAGATGGAGAGAAAGGGTCGTTGAGAGATTTAATCCTCCAGAAAATGTAGAAGCACTCTTTTTATTTCCCTGCTCGGCTAAAAAGCCATACTCGCACTCAAGAAGTCACATCTTGTATAGAAGAGCACTTAAAGAAACTCTTGGAAACGGGATTTATAGAATACATGAGCTTATCCTAACGTCACCCTATGGCGTAGTGCCACGAGAATGGGAGTGGTTGGCTAAATATGACATTGTTGTTACTGGCCACTGGAGTGAGGAAGAAATAAGCAGCGCAGCAGAGTTATTAGCTAAAACCCTCGAAAAATATCCAAAACACATTCCCATCATAGCACATCTGGATGAGGCCTATGTAGAAGTAGCAGAGAGAGCGAGCGAAATAAGTGGAAGAGAAATAGTTTTTACCAAAGTTAAAAATGGAACAACAAGCAAGGAAAGTTTAAGTTCCCTAAAGGAAACAATAAGAGAAATAACTCTTGAGCCAAAAGGCGGAAAAAAAGACAAAACTTATCGCTTCTATGAAAATATAAGAAAAGTCTTTGACTTCTACTTTGGTATCGGAGCAGGAAAAGCTGTTTTACCAGAAAACGCCAGAATTGTTGGATCTAAAATGCTTCGTCTCATGGTAGACAACAATCAAACTGGGACATATCAGGATGGAGTAATAAGTGTGACTCCTTTTGGGATGCAGCGCATTTATGAAGCAACAAAAAGCTACTATGTGAAGATAGACTTTGATCTCAGGGGAGACGTTTTTGCTATCGGTGTGAACGAGGCTGATGCCAAAATAAGGCCGGACGATATTGTTGGTGTTGTGAGAGACGAAAAAGTGGTTGGTGTTGGTAAAGCTGTTCTAAGTGGAGAAGAAATGATAAAAGCGAGAAGAGGAATTGCTGTTAAGGTCAGAAAGAAAGCATAG
- a CDS encoding glycosyltransferase family 2 protein produces the protein MISIIIPTYNERENLEELFERISRALRDHEFEIIVVDDDSPDKTWEKAETLGKIYPVKVIRRTKEKGLSSAVIRGFKEARGDIFIVMDADLQHPPEVIPKLIEAIKNGADIAIASRYTKGGKVENWYWWRKLISKGAIMIGRVALPKIRNVKDPVSGFFALKKGVIAKTDLNPVGFKILLEILIKGQYERVVEIPFTFGLRRAGESKLSQKQIINYLRHIYRLMRWEGEIDRLIKFSFVGLSGIFVNEGALLGFVEFLGWDKRLAVLPATELSILNNFTWNDIWTFKDLKRKPFHLRLLNFHLAALTGALVQWAIYLILLYMGLHYLIANLIGIGFSFIVRFIFNRNITWG, from the coding sequence ATGATATCCATAATAATACCAACTTACAATGAGCGGGAAAACCTTGAGGAACTCTTTGAGAGAATTTCGAGAGCCCTAAGAGACCATGAATTCGAGATAATAGTGGTAGATGATGATTCCCCCGATAAAACTTGGGAAAAAGCAGAAACTCTCGGAAAAATATATCCCGTGAAAGTTATACGAAGAACAAAAGAAAAAGGCCTATCTTCAGCAGTCATACGAGGATTTAAAGAAGCCAGAGGAGATATATTTATAGTTATGGACGCAGACCTTCAACATCCCCCTGAAGTCATTCCTAAGCTTATTGAAGCTATTAAAAATGGGGCAGATATTGCCATAGCGAGCAGGTACACAAAAGGTGGGAAAGTTGAAAATTGGTACTGGTGGAGGAAGCTCATATCAAAAGGAGCCATAATGATTGGGAGAGTTGCTCTACCAAAGATAAGAAATGTGAAAGATCCAGTGAGTGGATTCTTTGCTCTCAAAAAGGGCGTCATTGCGAAAACGGATTTAAATCCAGTGGGATTCAAAATACTTCTGGAAATACTTATAAAAGGACAATATGAGAGAGTCGTTGAGATCCCGTTCACCTTTGGCCTGCGACGAGCCGGAGAAAGCAAGCTAAGTCAAAAACAGATCATTAACTACCTAAGGCACATCTATCGCCTGATGAGGTGGGAAGGGGAAATAGATCGATTGATTAAATTCTCTTTTGTGGGTTTAAGTGGGATTTTTGTAAATGAGGGAGCACTACTAGGTTTCGTCGAGTTCCTAGGTTGGGACAAAAGACTAGCCGTTCTTCCAGCTACCGAGCTTTCAATACTCAACAATTTTACATGGAACGACATCTGGACGTTTAAAGACTTAAAAAGAAAACCTTTTCACTTAAGACTCCTAAACTTCCATCTTGCTGCTCTCACTGGAGCTCTAGTACAATGGGCTATTTACTTAATTCTCCTTTACATGGGGCTCCACTATCTAATTGCAAACCTCATCGGGATTGGGTTCTCTTTTATAGTACGGTTTATCTTCAATCGAAATATTACATGGGGATGA
- a CDS encoding ATP-dependent Clp protease proteolytic subunit codes for MDPFSGFIGSLIWWILFFFLLMGPQIQYRQLQVARTKLLEKLARKRNSTIITMIHRQESIGFFGIPVYKFISIEDSEEILRAIRMAPKDKPIDLILHTPGGLVLAATQIAKALKDHPAETRVIIPHYAMSGGTLIALAADKIIMDPHAVLGPVDPQLGQYPAPSIIRAVEQKGKEKVEDQTLILADVAKKAITQVQDFIYNLLKDKYGEEKAKNLAQILTEGRWTHDYPITVEHAKELGLDIDTNVPEEVYALMELYKQPVKQRGTVEFMPYPVKQQGKE; via the coding sequence ATGGATCCATTCAGTGGATTCATAGGATCATTGATATGGTGGATACTATTCTTTTTCCTACTCATGGGGCCACAAATCCAGTACAGGCAATTACAAGTAGCAAGAACAAAGCTACTAGAAAAACTAGCAAGAAAAAGAAACTCCACAATAATCACGATGATACACAGACAAGAAAGTATAGGGTTCTTCGGAATTCCAGTTTATAAGTTCATAAGCATAGAAGACAGCGAGGAGATACTTAGGGCTATTAGAATGGCACCAAAGGATAAACCCATAGACTTAATTCTTCATACACCAGGAGGACTGGTTTTGGCGGCAACACAAATAGCAAAAGCCCTAAAAGACCATCCAGCTGAGACGAGGGTAATAATACCTCACTATGCTATGAGCGGTGGAACTTTAATAGCCCTTGCCGCAGATAAGATTATAATGGATCCTCACGCCGTTTTAGGTCCTGTTGATCCCCAGTTAGGTCAATATCCTGCTCCAAGTATAATAAGAGCAGTAGAGCAGAAAGGAAAAGAAAAGGTAGAAGACCAAACTTTGATACTAGCGGATGTTGCTAAGAAGGCAATAACTCAAGTCCAAGATTTCATATACAACCTCTTAAAAGATAAGTACGGAGAAGAAAAAGCTAAAAACTTAGCTCAGATTTTAACGGAGGGTAGATGGACCCATGATTATCCAATCACCGTTGAACATGCCAAAGAACTAGGACTCGACATAGATACCAACGTCCCAGAAGAGGTTTACGCATTAATGGAGCTCTACAAGCAGCCAGTTAAGCAAAGGGGGACTGTAGAATTCATGCCTTATCCAGTAAAACAACAAGGGAAAGAATAA
- a CDS encoding coiled-coil protein, with amino-acid sequence MQVKVDPEEIKRIKAEIEALEREKKGIQERLDQLQKELNIWIQKRDEKNNEVRQLREKAREYKSKRDEINQQIQELKKNREDINAKLDLLYQEAMEYRAKRDEYRQLRRLKMPKEKIEERIEKLEWELQTNPTTPEREKQIVDQIQVLATELEILQQAERFHKKLQETRKKIESLKRARRAMGMEIQKLANQSQQFHEQMLKAYQQADEIKKEADEYHQKVVELREKMIEIRRELREVERKIFEFDQKHKELIAYKMVAKMRSKKDATFERAVEALEKFKRGEKLTLDELLLLQRYNLV; translated from the coding sequence ATGCAAGTGAAAGTAGATCCAGAAGAAATTAAAAGGATAAAAGCCGAAATAGAGGCTTTAGAAAGAGAGAAAAAGGGAATCCAAGAGAGATTAGACCAGCTTCAAAAAGAGCTAAATATATGGATCCAAAAGAGAGATGAAAAGAATAACGAAGTAAGACAACTAAGGGAAAAAGCCAGAGAATATAAGAGTAAGAGAGATGAGATTAACCAACAAATTCAAGAACTTAAAAAGAACAGAGAGGACATAAATGCCAAGCTTGATCTTCTATATCAAGAGGCCATGGAATACAGAGCTAAGAGGGACGAATACAGACAACTTAGAAGACTTAAGATGCCAAAGGAGAAGATTGAAGAGAGGATAGAAAAGCTAGAATGGGAGTTGCAGACCAACCCAACCACCCCTGAAAGAGAAAAACAGATAGTAGATCAAATCCAAGTTTTGGCTACAGAGCTTGAAATTCTTCAGCAAGCTGAAAGATTCCACAAGAAATTACAGGAGACAAGGAAAAAGATCGAAAGTCTAAAGAGAGCTAGACGGGCCATGGGTATGGAAATACAAAAACTAGCAAACCAAAGCCAGCAGTTCCACGAACAAATGCTTAAGGCATACCAACAGGCAGACGAAATTAAAAAGGAGGCAGATGAATATCACCAGAAAGTCGTTGAATTAAGAGAAAAGATGATAGAAATCAGAAGAGAACTAAGAGAAGTAGAAAGAAAGATATTCGAGTTTGACCAGAAACACAAAGAGCTTATAGCGTATAAAATGGTAGCAAAAATGAGATCAAAGAAAGATGCCACATTTGAAAGAGCCGTAGAAGCTCTCGAAAAGTTCAAACGCGGCGAAAAACTTACTCTCGATGAGCTACTGCTCCTGCAGAGATACAACTTGGTGTGA
- a CDS encoding DUF4910 domain-containing protein: MREFLKESDVFDVENVMNYIGEISKFHRIQGSKELVEAARYILEELRINGLKAELLEEVYDGKKWHLTLASPIPWDLVYGEIEIDNERITTSKTPLVVMAHSPPGDVEGEVTAIDKEEDWKEVKGKVVLIGEKWYENYKKANENGAIGFIAYKKGTGKAFPYIGLFLTKNDLEWAKIPAVTLSEKIANKIIQKLKKGEKIKVKLKVESVISEKQTLPLVYAKIGSPPYILFTAHMCHPKPGANDNASGAAMLIELARVLKEFYNNSFRFGFAFLWIPEHYGTQAFIENWAHLEEYYAVINLDMVGGSEDRSGSTIMVIKTPLSRFSIISGLLEYFINLANSGGESFGGSPLPKMKVKSYSYEMGSDHDVFNFFGIPSVMPITWPDKFYHSSEDTIEKISKESLEIIGKAVLATSLALSKGEIKQLKRFARAYTMKYLGELNMEKDLEVAEKLVMNGLNRDSDFLGINLGHELKSNPWLKWQRKGVISPRSIRQLDEKKGTELAKILEDRKIGILLHELLMLGEMLSKEETYNVLKEEFGEIDREKLEKALEILKSLDIVSF; encoded by the coding sequence ATGAGGGAGTTTTTGAAAGAAAGCGATGTTTTTGATGTGGAAAATGTCATGAATTATATTGGAGAAATCAGCAAATTTCACAGAATCCAAGGCTCTAAAGAGCTCGTTGAGGCTGCAAGATATATTTTGGAAGAACTCAGAATAAATGGCCTTAAAGCCGAACTCTTAGAAGAAGTTTACGATGGGAAAAAATGGCATTTAACCTTAGCCTCACCGATCCCATGGGATCTCGTTTATGGAGAGATAGAGATTGATAATGAACGGATAACCACATCAAAAACTCCTCTGGTTGTAATGGCTCATTCACCACCAGGCGACGTTGAAGGTGAAGTTACAGCAATCGATAAAGAAGAAGATTGGAAAGAAGTAAAAGGAAAAGTAGTCCTTATTGGAGAAAAATGGTATGAAAATTATAAAAAAGCTAACGAAAATGGTGCCATAGGATTCATAGCATACAAAAAAGGGACCGGAAAAGCATTCCCATATATAGGGCTATTTTTGACCAAGAATGATTTAGAGTGGGCAAAAATACCGGCAGTTACTCTAAGTGAAAAAATTGCAAACAAGATTATTCAAAAACTCAAAAAAGGGGAAAAAATAAAAGTGAAACTCAAAGTTGAGAGTGTCATCTCAGAGAAACAAACCTTGCCCCTTGTATATGCTAAAATAGGAAGTCCTCCCTACATTCTCTTTACGGCACACATGTGCCACCCAAAACCCGGAGCAAATGATAATGCAAGTGGCGCGGCCATGTTAATAGAGCTAGCCAGAGTTCTCAAAGAGTTTTACAACAACTCCTTCAGGTTTGGATTTGCATTTCTCTGGATTCCAGAGCACTATGGTACCCAGGCCTTTATAGAAAATTGGGCCCATCTCGAAGAGTATTATGCAGTGATAAATCTAGACATGGTTGGTGGTAGCGAAGACAGATCTGGATCAACTATAATGGTAATAAAAACACCTCTTTCGCGATTTTCTATAATATCAGGACTACTGGAATACTTCATTAACTTGGCAAACTCCGGAGGAGAAAGTTTTGGTGGAAGTCCATTACCAAAGATGAAAGTGAAAAGCTATTCCTACGAGATGGGAAGCGATCATGATGTCTTCAACTTTTTTGGGATTCCAAGCGTGATGCCTATAACATGGCCCGATAAGTTTTACCATTCAAGTGAAGATACCATTGAGAAAATTAGTAAAGAGAGCCTCGAAATTATTGGAAAAGCCGTTCTAGCAACTTCATTAGCACTTTCTAAAGGAGAGATCAAGCAACTCAAACGCTTTGCAAGAGCATATACCATGAAATACCTAGGGGAGCTGAATATGGAAAAAGATCTTGAAGTTGCCGAGAAACTCGTCATGAATGGATTAAACAGAGATTCAGACTTTTTAGGAATAAACTTAGGGCATGAATTGAAATCGAATCCCTGGTTAAAGTGGCAAAGAAAAGGAGTAATCTCCCCACGTTCCATCCGACAGTTAGACGAAAAGAAAGGAACGGAATTGGCTAAAATACTCGAAGATAGAAAAA
- a CDS encoding DUF2103 domain-containing protein, which yields MPKHFKRGVKREHHLLKGIEKVLEEISALKGVKKVIPGRIYSSDSRGFEIKVVRETLTGLKLLAKSDGSVQEIFLIVDKADREKVSREIVQVSEKWTKG from the coding sequence ATGCCAAAGCACTTCAAAAGAGGTGTTAAACGAGAGCACCATTTACTCAAGGGTATTGAGAAGGTCCTCGAGGAGATTTCAGCATTAAAAGGAGTTAAAAAAGTTATTCCAGGGAGAATTTATTCGAGTGACTCAAGAGGTTTTGAGATTAAGGTGGTTAGAGAAACGCTCACCGGCCTAAAGCTTCTAGCAAAGAGTGATGGAAGTGTTCAAGAAATCTTTCTTATTGTAGACAAAGCAGACAGAGAGAAAGTTAGCAGAGAGATAGTTCAAGTTAGTGAGAAATGGACAAAGGGCTAG
- the coaD gene encoding phosphopantetheine adenylyltransferase yields the protein MKRYKKVVVGGTFDRLHLGHKALLRKAFEVGKYVYIGVTSDEMIKTKPYAEKILPYEVRLRDLLKFFEVNEYKDYRIIKINTAIGFTDKIRDLEAIIVSEETYKGALLVNRARMEKGLRPLEIVTIKLIKSKLGGKISSSLIRAGLIDPFGNPRRR from the coding sequence ATGAAGAGATACAAAAAAGTTGTTGTGGGAGGAACGTTCGATAGGCTTCATTTAGGACACAAAGCTCTTCTTAGAAAAGCTTTTGAGGTAGGAAAATACGTTTATATTGGAGTAACTTCTGATGAAATGATAAAAACCAAGCCTTATGCTGAAAAGATACTCCCATATGAAGTTCGTTTAAGAGATCTCCTAAAGTTTTTTGAAGTGAACGAATATAAAGACTATCGGATAATAAAAATAAATACAGCCATAGGATTTACAGATAAAATAAGAGATTTAGAAGCTATAATTGTGAGTGAAGAAACATATAAAGGCGCACTACTTGTTAACAGGGCAAGAATGGAGAAAGGATTAAGGCCCCTTGAAATAGTTACCATAAAGCTAATTAAAAGTAAACTTGGGGGCAAAATAAGTTCCTCCCTAATAAGAGCTGGATTGATAGATCCTTTTGGTAACCCAAGGAGGCGATAA